The Cottoperca gobio chromosome 8, fCotGob3.1, whole genome shotgun sequence genome contains the following window.
GATTGCCTTATCATTTGGGctagaggttcaagggagagtgCAAAAAGCTGAGCTGGGTCAGTGGACATCCCTGGCGGGAAGATCTAGATACAGGGATTAGTGCGGAGGATAACTGCCCAGTGAGCACCAGAGCTGAGGGATTAGAGTACAGCACCTTGACCATATGTATAAAGCCATTACCAAAACCCATTTTCTCCAGCACAGACCACAGAAAGGACCATTCTAGTCTGTCAAAGGCTTCCATTGCATCAAGAGACAGCACTGCTGTCGGGTCTTTTTTGTCTACTGAAGCATCTATTATATGGAGAAGACGTGTAACATTATCAGCAGCTAGCCTTGACTTTATAAACCCCGTCTGATCACAGTTAATCAATGTTGGCATATAATCCTGAATGCGGCTGGCAAGCACCTTTGCAAACATTTTAAGATCTGAATTTAATAAACTTAGTGGCCTATAACTAGCACAATCTGTCGGGTCCTTATCCTTCTTTAAGAGTAAGGACATCAGGGCTATGTTCACATCCCTCGAAAAACTGCCCTTATCTATCGAATCCATTATCATGTCCAAAAGTAGTGGACCCAGTTTATCCCAAAATGCCACATAACACTCTGGAGGTATCCCATCTAAACCTGGTGATTTGTTTCATTGCATGTTGCATACTGCATCTTTTAACTCCTCTAAGGAAATTGTATCATCAAGATGGGTAGAGTCAGTGACTGTAAGCTGTGGTAAGTCTAGCTGACCAAGAAAGGCATCACTTCTATTCTTGTCCAACTGAACCTCTGACTTATAGAAATTGGAATAAAAGGTGCGAAAAGTCTCATTTATTTGCTTTGGCTCAGTTGTGACATTACCATTCAAAGATTTAATGGAGGGAATATCTGAGAAGTGCTCACTAGACCTGATCTTTGAAGCCAAGAGGTGACTGGGCCTAGACCCGTGGAAGTAATAACGCTGCCTAACCCTATGTATTAGAAATTCTGATCTTTGCTtcaaaatatcatttatttatttatttttgacaagtTCACGTTTAGATGCCGTTTGTTTCGAGTAATTATTTAGCAAAATGGAGTCTAGATTAGCAAACTCTGCTTCCAGAGCCCGTAATCTGACGGATCTATCCTTACATACATTTGAAGAGATATTGTGTTGCTCCTTATAAAGCCTTTGACTGCATCCCATAGTATTCTAGGGTCCTCAACTGAACCTATATGTATGTCTAAGAATACAATTAAAGTTGAGttacaaacaataaaagaagtaacgataaataataattaagacCGGCAACGCAGAGTACTGACACTCCACTTCCATATTTGTGTCTTTCAGTTTTCTTTACctctttattgtttatattttgtgttcGTGTGTTTTATCAGCCGGTGCCTACAGCAGAGCTGGACGGGACGGTGTCGGGGGATTTCTTCACCGTGCTGTGTGTGGGCCAGGGCTTCACTGAGGACCAGTGGATGAACGTCTACTCCTTTTCCATGCTTCGCCATTGGCTCCTCACCTACCACTTCGTTTCCAACGGCAACAGCACAGCTGATACTGGTATGACCTCCCCACCAATTAAAACCACCACATTTTGCCTTCCCGTGCCAGAGAGGCTCATTGCTTCATGTCATAGCTGCAAAGAACATCAGCCTCAACGTGTCCACTTCGAAGGCTGTAATTCATTCACGTCTCAGATGACCTGCTCTGTGTTTTCATCATCTCCAGCACACAGGCTGCAGCTcagcctctccttctccctctcccactcCTTTTCTAATGGTAAGACATGCCAGTATGTGGACCTTCCCTGCATGCACGTGCATCTAAGAAGCTCTTCTGCTTTAACTCTCGGGGGTCGACTCACAACACTCTGACATGATCATGACTCACACTTGATCTAACAAACTGTCTCACCAGGAATCTGAACCACTCTCTCACTGGTGCGTGCACCTTTTAACCCTTCCTTTAATCGCCGCGTGAGTCTGTAATCATAAATGAATCGATGAACGACTGAGAAGCTTCTCTgacatattcattcatattactATACTAACCAAACATTTACCTTTGAGCTCCCGTATGAGGAGAAAGCCAGATTCTGCCTTTTAATGAGTTTGATATAAATGTGGAATTTCTTTAAATTCTGGTTAATTTGACAGCTTTGGCCTTTTTCTATGCTGTGTTATACTTGTGATCTTTTTAAAGGGGTCAACCTGCTTGTCTCTCAACCTTTCTATTCATCTCTGATCCAAACCTAAACAGCAAGCTTGAATATAAAGCGTTATTAAGTTTCTGCTTGAATAAAAATGCTAAACCTTGTCATTAAATCACATAGTTGCAGATCATcttttgctgctgctggtggagtaaattaaaagtgtttttgtaaatCAAGTCGTGAACTCCATAAATGAAAACCTCTCCAATGATTATAACTCCTGCTCTCTGGCGTTGTTTGGCAACAAGCAGTCTGAGAATACATCACGGGGAATGTGATTATGATAAATCATCATTTGttccagatttttttttaagtcttgaCCTCTCGTTCCTGACATCCCGTGTTGCAGATGACCGATCGGAGGTGGACGGATCAGTGGTTTCCATGGTTTCTGCGACTTCCTCCTCCAGCCGATTGCTGCCTCCAAAGGAGCGTGTGAGAGAGAAGGCGTTTCAGTACTGCCAACGCCTCATCGAACAGAGCGACcgcagtgagtgtgtgtgtgtgtgtgtgtgtgtgtgtgtgtgtgtgtgtgtgtgtgtgtgtgtgtgtgtgtgtgtgtgtgtgtgtgtgtgggtgtgtagtgtgtgtgtgtagtgtgtgtagtgtgtgtaagAGGAAAGTAAGTTGTGTAGTTGTAAATCCAGAATTTGAATAAAAAGATTCCATGTTAGGTTTTCTTCTATTCGTTTCTATCTGTACGTGATATCTTACTCTGTGTAAGTGTACAGCTGTGATGTGtattcttctctttgtctcagaGGCTCACAAAAGGACAGATACAGACCTGCAGAAAGCGGTGAGCCCCTGTATACATTTATTAGCACTATTGGAACATTGTTTCAATGGAGGGGGGGGTAATATTTACGAGAAAGAAACTCAGAATTTACAAGATTATAATCCTACATTCACAAGAAAAGGATGTTACTGAGATTAAAATCACAGATTTCTAAGAAAGAAACTTGAATATtatctgagattataaagtcacaAATATACGAGAGACAAGGTCATAAATTCACGGGTTAAATTGGTAAATATTCCAAGAAAAAatcatttgttgttgtaaatttgtgatttattttattgttaaattagCACTTTAATTTGGGAAATTCTGagctttcatttttaataatatccCCCCTTCGGCGATtctataatttgtatttattttcttacctgCAATAGCCCTAATGCGCCGTATAGTtaattcatacacacatactggtTCTGTTTCTGGTACAAACAAGcctcctgcatgtcttcctcgTCTTATCCACTACGTATAGTTTATggacacaaatacatttcaaacaccTTGTATTGACACAAGCTGACCTTACTAATATTAAGGAAAGATAGATAACTTTCTGTTTGGTGTATTTTTCTCCCTTCCAGtacattagtaataataacagtcAGTAGTGCAGAATGATGTATATAGCACTTCTCAACTCTTCGTAATCTGGGGAAGAATATCCTACGCTACTGTATGACTAGTTCAAACACTTACATATGTGACAGCCAAATATAAATTCATGCCATTTATCTGAGATCAAAAAACCATTGTGGGAAATGGAGGACATTTCtaattagaaacatttagtAAAAACAGAGTTTTTGTGAATGAAGactgacacagaagaaaaagacacaacCTTCACATTTCTTCTTGTAATTCAAGCAACACCGTAAACCAGATTGCATGCGTctgtcctgtctcctctcctagTGTCTGGTGGAGGCGGTGTGTAtcctggactgtgtgtgtgaagaggacgCCTCGCTGGTCTACCGAACGTTCCCGTGCATTAAGGCGCTCTTCGGTCGGCTCAGCTCAGACCTGTCGTTTGCCAGAGTCCTGCTGCCCATAGCTCAGTTCTACCTCAACCATGGTGTGTGTACACATCACatgcgtctctctctgtctccacatCACATATGTACAAAAGCATAAATATGGATTCATGCATATCATTTCTTTCACACTGAAGTAGTAGCTAGTTTCACTTAGATGGAAAGTATTTTTCTacaggcaaaacatttttttcatgcACTGATAACATGTCATCTGGAAAgcaaacatccaaaatacacatcgAGGGGTTTtcttttactaactttgtctttttgctttttgtagATTTCTCGTAAATTCAGCAAaagttttctcaaaatgagttaTTTTCTCGTACTCTGaggcagaaatctccactttaGTAGCACTTCCATGCACCAAAATctccagtttcattcctattTATAGTctgaggggtttgttcatatatcattcacaGCCtcatataacattttattcctaaaaatgGAATGGATTTAGTTTATTGTTGTCggcagtattttctgatttatggggCGATACAAAGACATAGCAAACATTCCCTCTGttaaaacctttgactctaatatgtcaacaagaTGAAACAAGaactttgaacctgctttatCCAACATTCATATTTCTGTATTCAAAGCAGCACATATTTCATAAGATGATGCCTCATTTGCAtctttaaacataacatttcaaaacacttGATtagtcttaatgtaagtaatcaacagGGAAAGTTTCATGCTGATTTATATTAGTTGAATCTTTTATTCACCTTGAACGTGTCTAGGCGAGATGGCTGCAGTGGACTGTGAGAGTGTGTGGAAGCTGGTGTTTGACCGTTTCCCTGCCGAGCTGTTCAACGACCACTTCCTGGCACACGAGCTTCTACGCTTCCTTCGACTGAACCTCGAGAGCCTGCAGCTCCGAGTCCCACAGTACACCCGCTCCTTCCCAAACCTGCTGAAGGTGAGAAAACAGAGATCCCTTTGGTCTGTTGTGTTCTCTACACACAGCTACTGCAGGCTGGTGAGGAGAACATGTTGTACCAAGTGATACACAAGCTTCCTGCTTTCTGCTCTGTGTTTCTGAAGTTCTTAGCGTGGGACAGCCCGGCGGTGGTGGATGACTTTGTGGATCTGCTGCCCTCTCTGGTGACGGCAGGAACTGCAGTGGAGCTTCTCCACACTCTCCTGGACctgccctgtctgtctgccacacTGGTCTTGCAAGTCAGGTGCGCGCACACGTCAGAACAAAACTCaactcaactttattttttcataCAGCTACCATTGataaaaaatagtttaaatCCCAATGATTGAAGCCTAACAATTAAGGCTATAACATTGCTCCAAATTAAATGCCAGATTAAAAACATAGGTCTGTATAAACTGCCTACCAGACTGATTTGACTATGTAACATGATATGCTCACCACCGTCTTACTAGgttttttctgtttgtgctgcaggtCAACTAGTTTGCCCATCTCTGAGCCCGGCGGGCGCGGCCTTCTTTCACTTGATGCATTTCGAAGCCCATCTTTCCGAGGgcttttcctcttcctgctccgaGGGGAAGCAGGCGCAGGTAATCAAAGTCACACAATTAAAGGAATATTATGTTGGGAAATATGCGTATTTTCTTCCATGATGTGACGTGTTAATCAATGATCTTTcaaggtgctggtaggcagatttatttaacctttagacaggctagctgtttcaccCTCTTTATGCTACGCTAGGCTAACCAGCTGCTACTTGTAGTTCATCTACTACTGCTCATCTAACTGTCGACTATTCCATTAAATACGCTGGTTTTAGAATATGTTactaaaatatttgtattcatgcCACAGTGAACATTTATAATACATGTCATGTATTTGTTGTAGATTAGCTCTGACATAACACAGTGCACAGTGGTTGTTAAGACTGTCGTCGTTATGAGTTGCTGAAGGGAAGCGGTCTTTGTTCTGGAAACACAGCTAATTGaatcccttttctctctccctccacaggTGACACAATTGACCGACTGAGCACGCTCCATGAGCTGCTGGCTGAGACTGCTAATTGGCCGAGAGTTGTTCAGTGTGCGCAGACTGTCCCTATGCTGTTGCACATTTTTTTCAACACAGTTATTACGGTGAAGAGATTCAATGTTCTTTACAAATTCAACTGCACATTAGTCTGAAgagatttatttagtttgttttgcatttcaagaataaactcaaaaaatgttgagaataaggAAGAATGTTCCGTATTAGTGTCGGGCATCAGAACACAATTATCAGAGgaggaaatatgtttttctttttgttgtgttatgttgagaataaacaacaaacatttgaaacaacaatttatttattgtatgtttctgttttctagGTAGCTGATGAGAAGCTTTTAGCCCACTTGGTTCTGGTGATGCTGGAGAGAAGCAGCCTCCTCCTCAACATCCCGAAGTACAATAAAGAGATCCACAGGtacacacgtacgcacacacacacgcacgcacacacacacacacacacacacacacacacacacagtggaactgaagtgtttctgtgctgtgtgtcTTCATCCTGATCTCACTCCctcccacactctctctctctcactcacactctttctctcactctcactctatctctcacactctttctcactctctctctcacactctttctctctcactctcactcacactctttctctctctctctctctctctctctctctctcaccctcactctctctcactctcttctctctctctcacactctttctctcactctctctctcacacacactctctctctcacactctcactctctctcacactctctcctctctctcactctttctctctctctcacacactctctcacactttcactctctcccacactctctctctctcaccctcactctctctcactctctttctctctctctcacactctttctctcactctctctctcacacacactctctctcacacacactctctctctcacactctcactctctctcactctctctctctcactctcactctttctctctctctcacactctcactctctctctctcactctctctctcactctctcaccctcactctctctcactctctttctctctctctcacactctttctctcattctctctctctcacacgctctctctctcacctctctcactctctcactctctctctctctctctctctctctctctctctctcctctctctctctctctgtgtttctgcagggTGTTCAGCAGCCACCTGCTGAGGTTGTGCAAGCTCCACCCGTCTCTGGTAGTGGACCAGTCTCACGAGCTGCTGGAGTTTGCTGGAGCCACAGCCAACGTCTACAACAAAGAAGAAATCTACACACATGCGGTaatgaaactgtgtgtgtctacgtgagacagagaggaggatcaCGCTGATTTTAAGGATGATACTTTTTAGTTTCTCtatattttggatttaaatCTCAAGCTTTTCTCAAATCTCAGCATCCTTTCCCGTGTATTGAaatctggagaaaaaaaacctgATGCCAAGATAACATTGAACTTGTTTGACTTCCAGGTGTGGGTGCTGGGAGAGTACctctctgtgtcatgtgactctcGCTGCTCTGTGAGtctcatcacttcctgttttgagGCATTGGAGGCAGTGCTGTTTGAGATCACGTCATCTGCCCCACCACCTGGAGCGGATTGCCCCGCCCCCAGAGTCGTCACCACTCTAATGAGCGCTCTGGCTAAGCTCGCGTCACGATCACATGACCTCATACCCAGGTGAAAGCCGTGCACAAACTACAAACTATTCGAAAGAtatatgatattttatatccAAAAGATCAGCCGTGAACTTCCCTTTAACATCATAATGTTGttcaaaaacactttctgtCCTTTATTCAACACCGTCCCTCAGGAACAGAGGGGAGTGTGTGCCTGTATTTCACATTGAACACTGAATCGGTCTTCCTGTTCGATCCTTTTCCTCTGGTCGTCCATCACAAGCTCAGGGCTTTAGCTGATTGTCATTGCACCATGTGACCACGTTGAATCATACATGTCGATATAGtgataacttaaaaaaatacacTTAATGTCTTTTATTAACTTGACTGGTCGGCGGAGACGTTCAACCACGAGGCGCTAATTCTATAAATCCCTCATACAGGCTGTATGtaatgtgtaactgtgtgtttatttctattttaggGTGTCTCTGTTCCTCTCCAAGCTAAGAACAGTAACCAGAGGCGGGCCAGTTGCCTGGTGCTCCGATGAAGAGGACCTTGTTGCCATAGTAATGCGAGGTGAGGAGTTATGGTCGCTGCTGAAGGCCCCCGGTGTGGCTCAGAGCGTCCTGACCCCACCTCCACATGTCACCACACCCCAGTGGCACAGAGACACCAACGTGGCCATGCCCCTGCGACTGCGAGCCCTCACCaacctcacacactcacactgacacgcacacacactcacactcacactgacacgcacacacacacacacacacacacacacacacacacacacacacacggacatgcAAACCAAACATCATCGCTTTGGACTTCGCTCTTGGAGAATCCCCTCATTAAATCTTGTTCGATCTTTGCACATTATCTTTGTAAATAAATTAATTGCTTGATTGAAACTTGACGTGATGAAGCTGTTTTAGCGtccacagaatacacagagccGTCCCAGTGTAATATAGAGTCTCTTCTTTAATACActgaaaaataatttttttacaaaatagaTCATCTGATTGAAAAAAGAACTCATTTCCTGAGTAAGTGTTCTGTTCTTCTGTAATAACAGGAACAGTTTAACTACCAGACGTTAGGGGAAACCTGCAAGTGTGATGTATACAGTGCTTGAAGCAGTATAAAACATAGAAACTGTAAGAGTTCAAATGGAATATAACATGCCCGTGTGTTAATTCTGAGGATTTTAGGAAGTTCTACTTCTATAAACGCTGTCGCTGATGGAAAAGTGCTCGAGGATAAGAGTGCATCgcttaaacaaaacaaatggcaaTCATCGTCCTCTAGATAATCAAACAGCCTCGACATTCTTTGTGAATTTAACATTTGACCCAGAATACGGTTAGTGTTAGATTAGCTGTAGATTATGATTTTGAGGCAGATTTAAGATTAATGTAAATCACCACAGAATCATTCGGGTCAGTTCTACTGAAGCCGTCATCCTCAACAGTCGACCTTTATCTGGAATTAAAGGGTCAACAGTCATGTCAGTGTGGCACAGCTGATACATGATGACATTCAGTCTGTCTGCAGATTGCTAAATGCAGTCAATGAATGAATCCAACGTGTGTTTATTGTAGTGCCAACTCTATATTTCGAATTTTGACGCTGTGCAaaatggacaaaacaaaaataaagttagGTTGGCACCAATATAAAGGAATGCCTCTGTGGTACATGTTGGCACATCACTTATTGTTGGAATATGGAAAGAGTGGAGTTTACTAGCATAGCTGGGCAGGTGTCACAGACTGTATGTCGTCAGTTCTGCTATAAGGACGAGTGAttaaaggagtagttcaacattttatgcgcttatttgcattttttgcGATAATTGAGAAATAGATGGAAAAGTTGATACTCCTCATATCTATACGGTAAATATGAATTATGTCACAAATGTATGACttttttcaaatttaatttgTAATTCTATCTCGTAAATCTACAACTTTAATCTTggaaatttgtgtttttttctcataaTATTACGTCCCTCCTCTGGATCTCATTTGTTATTATATGTTACCTACAGTGGTCCTAAGACGCCGTTGTTCAAAGGAGACAAAAGGTtataattagtgagctttagtgCTGGTTGGCAGTTTTTGTCGACTttctctgcaagaaagtgaataatcACATTTGTTAATTGTCAAACAATTCCTTTAACTGAACATTGGTCATCTAAACTTTCTGGCACATTATATGTTGCCAAATTTGTGCAAACATATCCCATGAGGTGATGAACACAAATGACGATTCATACCCAGCAGCAGCGTACAGCATAATAAGAATCTTATTTTTGGTCCAGTCAGGCTGAATGTCCGCTGTCTAAAGACTGTAACAATTAGCATGTTGACTTTTAGTGTTTGGCCCCAACGCAGTCAGTGCTGACGGTCAGATCCCCTCAGCACCATCTCTCCAGCTGTAGCCTCAGGAGGCAGGTTAGTTGAAGTCAACACTCAGTGGTCTCATGGCTAAAATGTACTTTCCCCAGTCACGTCACGTGGTGTGGAACCATGTGATCTCAGGGGGGAGCGGCCAGTCACCTCGACGTCTGCAGCGGTGGCCCGGGTAAGTACAGGTACCTCCAGATGGCGTAATAATGAATGCACGCCCCTGCTGCGACGAAAAGATGCCAGATGGCGTGGGCGAAAGGGACGAGGCCGTCGCTCTTGAAGAAGACTACGCCCACCACATAGAAGACGCCTCCCACTGCCAGCTCGCACACACCGGCACGCTCCACCTGAAACAGTTCAATAGTCATATAAGTGAAGAgtgagtagagagagagagaatgtacCGCTCAAGAACACCTTGTTTTGCTAGAGcatgtttaattaaattaatttcaagTTGTTATTATGTAGctacaaaacaaataacaacaataataggGACccctataaatacaatatattgtaGGAAGAAGAGCGATGATGAATCAGTTGTTTTAGTGTCTGGACCTATCAGAGATTGTGTGTTAGGAAttagaaatgttaaatactGAGTGTTTTACATGTTGCTGACCATTTTCCTAAAGCGTAAAGCTTTTGGTTTAATCCAAATGTGAATTAATCTGCAACAggaaacatccatccatcgtctatccgcttatccggggtcgggtcacgggggcagcagctccagtaaggaaccccaaacttcccttctccgggccacatccgccagctccgactgggggatcccgaggcgttcccagtgaggagatataatctcttaAATTCTTCAATTAAGTTAGCAACAGGACTTCAGAGCCCATCAGCCTTAGTAAATGATCTtgacttatttttattatacaCTTATGATCCATTATTAGGTTCTCTGGCACAAACTAAAACCTTCGGAGAGTCAGTCTGCCTGAGGATCTGAGAGCTGCTGGAAGAGTTCAAATCTTTAAACGTAAACCTCAAACCTACATATTCAGCCAGGCTTTGATTAGGAATGACACACACAAtagacattattttatttacttattttattgtatttaagccataacattgtatttgttttctagtttattgttattttattattcccTTACTTTATTGTATATAAGTTGtacatttgtattctattttattgttattttagaaTCTATTTTATGCTGCTTTACTACCATTACTGTTATTATAGCTttcaaatctatttaaaaatgtttcaatcTCGCATTatggatttgttttgttgtttccaGTCTAGTCTTTTTATGTTCTGCTTGTCAGtcatctgtgaagcactttgaacgGCACTTACTGTTATTAAAGTTGGttgatattaaaaatgtacagtAGAAATGAATGGCCGAgaggctgagagccacagacagggtagAAAAGTAACGAGAAGGAGTAAAgcataacaatatatacaatatgtattataatacaaCCTCATATCTGAGAGGAAGTCAATCTAAAAGCAGTCAGGCAGTCTCATTACAGTAACTCCATGTGTTTTGTAGGTGATGGGttaaaacaaactgaaccaCCTGTTTGGTTCTTTAAATACTGACAGTGTCTGATTCCCACACAATAGCAGGAAGTCTGCTGCAGCGGAAGAGAGCTCACAGAAGAGAGCTTATTCTTTTCCTCAGGAGCCGAGAATAAATACTCATAAACCTTTGTGCTTCGTGCTCACCATAGACAGGATGACCAACGCAGGAACAACCCCCATGGCCACATATCCAAACAACTCCACCAGCTTGTATctgcaggtttaaaaaaaaacaaacagacgaCGTGTAAATCTAACACCTCCGATCTTCTATGTAATTGTTTCTGCTTAAAACAGCAGCCCAGTGTTTGCTGTAAACACTTGAGGGCGGGGTTTCAGGTTAATTGTGTCAAACCGGGACACGGAGCAGAGGGACACAAAGACGGACTGTGTTACCTCTCGTGGAAAAAGAAGACATACATGGATCCTACACAAGCCATGACCCATATCAGCCAGCGCATGTGGCACGAGAAGGGGCCCAGCTCCCTCAGCATCAACCTGGGGAGACACATCACTACCATCACTATTTTACCCAGCAACGTTATCCACCTGACTGCATGTCATCTGTGACTCACCAGGGAGAGTAGGAGGCAGCGATGAAGAAGTAGATGGCCATTCTGTCACACATGTGGAAATGCTGCTCCACCTTCCtacacacagacggacagaaggaGAAATAAGAGATCCTTACAACTTTTATCTCATTCTTAACCCACAGTCCTTAAACTATACATACTATAAATCACTACTAAGAAAACAATTCAGTTACGTAGGAAGCTTTACACAGTGCTGAAGTTTGTTTGGCAGCTCTCACATTTCAGAAGGCAAATTTGGTTGTTGGGAAAACACGCACGTGCAAATGCAAACTTCCCCTGACCCTGACCTTCAACATGTAAAACAATGCTCGTCGTGTCTTTTCTGACGATCTTGTGTGATACACAGAGGAGTTGGAATCTATTCACCACCGTCGTAGTTCAATATGATAATAAAACCACAATAAGTTTTACACAGGCTTTTCATGGTACGAGTAGCTCTGACGTAAAAGagtt
Protein-coding sequences here:
- the ap5z1 gene encoding AP-5 complex subunit zeta-1 isoform X2, yielding MYSHGSESLIKQAREIQEPELQKFHSRLGKLLQGKELGHETVDSLQRLHLILSATKYTRALPPELQKRVQSLLSSPAEQFQVLSSAVLRETLPLSDQKENYIQENTSQLNSHVAALLLSQAGSRADVTSLCAQLLRSLESRQSEGPANSLTHTLPILNTILTHSPECLTEDHVTLLSKKLVDWLRYASITQGGSTSSGGFFTGPRSRQPVPTAELDGTVSGDFFTVLCVGQGFTEDQWMNVYSFSMLRHWLLTYHFVSNGNSTADTGMTSPPIKTTTFCLPVPERLIASCHSCKEHQPQRVHFEGCNSFTSQMTCSVFSSSPAHRLQLSLSFSLSHSFSNDDRSEVDGSVVSMVSATSSSSRLLPPKERVREKAFQYCQRLIEQSDRKAHKRTDTDLQKACLVEAVCILDCVCEEDASLVYRTFPCIKALFGRLSSDLSFARVLLPIAQFYLNHGEMAAVDCESVWKLVFDRFPAELFNDHFLAHELLRFLRLNLESLQLRVPQYTRSFPNLLKFLAWDSPAVVDDFVDLLPSLVTAGTAVELLHTLLDLPCLSATLVLQVRSTSLPISEPGGRGLLSLDAFRSPSFRGLFLFLLRGEAGAGDTIDRLSTLHELLAETANWPRVVQCAQTVPMLLHIFFNTVITVADEKLLAHLVLVMLERSSLLLNIPKYNKEIHRVFSSHLLRLCKLHPSLVVDQSHELLEFAGATANVYNKEEIYTHAVWVLGEYLSVSCDSRCSVSLITSCFEALEAVLFEITSSAPPPGADCPAPRVVTTLMSALAKLASRSHDLIPRVSLFLSKLRTVTRGGPVAWCSDEEDLVAIVMRGEELWSLLKAPGVAQSVLTPPPHVTTPQWHRDTNVAMPLRLRALTNLTHSH
- the ap5z1 gene encoding AP-5 complex subunit zeta-1 isoform X5 encodes the protein MYSHGSESLIKQAREIQEPELQKFHSRLGKLLQGKELGHETVDSLQRLHLILSATKYTRALPPELQKRVQSLLSSPAEQFQVLSSAVLRETLPLSDQKENYIQENTSQLNSHVAALLLSQAGSRADVTSLCAQLLRSLESRQSEGPANSLTHTLPILNTILTHSPECLTEDHVTLLSKKLVDWLRYASITQGGSTSSGGFFTGPRSRQPVPTAELDGTVSGDFFTVLCVGQGFTEDQWMNVYSFSMLRHWLLTYHFVSNGNSTADTDDRSEVDGSVVSMVSATSSSSRLLPPKERVREKAFQYCQRLIEQSDRKAHKRTDTDLQKACLVEAVCILDCVCEEDASLVYRTFPCIKALFGRLSSDLSFARVLLPIAQFYLNHGEMAAVDCESVWKLVFDRFPAELFNDHFLAHELLRFLRLNLESLQLRVPQYTRSFPNLLKFLAWDSPAVVDDFVDLLPSLVTAGTAVELLHTLLDLPCLSATLVLQVRSTSLPISEPGGRGLLSLDAFRSPSFRGLFLFLLRGEAGAGDTIDRLSTLHELLAETANWPRVVQCAQTVPMLLHIFFNTVITVADEKLLAHLVLVMLERSSLLLNIPKYNKEIHRVFSSHLLRLCKLHPSLVVDQSHELLEFAGATANVYNKEEIYTHAVWVLGEYLSVSCDSRCSVSLITSCFEALEAVLFEITSSAPPPGADCPAPRVVTTLMSALAKLASRSHDLIPRVSLFLSKLRTVTRGGPVAWCSDEEDLVAIVMRGEELWSLLKAPGVAQSVLTPPPHVTTPQWHRDTNVAMPLRLRALTNLTHSH